The genomic window ACCGAGCTCTTTTGACCAGATATTGACAACAGGCGACTGTAAAAAACCTTTTTGGTATGCCAGCGACGAAAAGGCAGAAAACCTGCCATGCTCATCCCTGATGTAAGGCAAATATTCTTCATACCTGCTCACCATGAAAAAAGTGGCAGAGAAGATATCGAAGGGCAAACTTGATTCCCGGCTGTAAACAGGGAAAAGAGCTTTGGTTCCTGCAAAATCTGTAATGTTGACTACCAGGCTGTTTATTCCCCTTTCGTCAATCAGTCCTGCAGGTACAATCATACATTCCATTGCTGAAACGGGCCTGTTGCTGTAATTGATGCGCGGCCCCTGGTATTCTGCAAATTCTACGGCATTTGATGTGAGCCTGTACCTGAGCCCCAGCAGGTTGCCAATCACCAAATGGGTGATATAGCTGAGCCTTGCCGTAATATTTACAGAATAAATCAGCAGTTCATTCATATCTGAGCGACTCAACGGGATCAAGCTTTGCCGCCTTCAGGGCAGGTATGATTCCCGAAAGGATGGCTACAATAAAACACAAGGTTACACCCAGTATTATCCATGCCCATGGGACAATAAAGCCTGCGCCAATGATAAGGGCAAGTATATTTCCAATAAGGATACCAAGGACAATCCCGGCCATTCCGCCAATCTGGCCAATTACCACAGCTTCAAACAGGAACTGGTTTCTGATGGTTTTACTGTTGGCACCAATGGCTTTGCGGATGCCTATCTCCCTGGTTCTTTCGGTAACTGATACAAGCATGATATTCATAAGCCCGATGGCTGCACCAAACAGCGTAATGATACCGATAATGGTAGCTGCAAGCCGCAGGTATTTCAGATTATCGAAAAGCATGTTTGAGAGGCTGTCGCTTTTTGAAATCTCGAAAGGATCTTCGTCTACGGTCCTGGCATTCCTAATTACCCTCATCAGTCCGTTGGCCTCCCCAATGGCGGCATCAAGCTGCGTTGGGTCGGTGGCCATAACACTAATGGAGAATGAGGAGTTGGGCCTGGAATAAACCTGCCTGACGTTTGTAACAGGCAGCAACACAATATTATCAGAGCCGGTAATGCTTGCACCTTTTGCTTTGAGTACACCTATAACCCGGTAGCGGGCTGGTCCAACGTTAATGATACGGTCAACAGGATCCTCCACATCAGGGAATATCTTTTTGGCAACATCAGATCCCAGTATGGCGGCATGGCTGCCATAAAAGGTTTCAACCTGCGTAAAGTTTCTTCCCACCTCAAGTTCGTAGCCCGAGGTAGCCAGATAATTCTCATCGGTACCAACCACGGGCACATTCGCATGTGTTTTATGCGAGCCATATTTAATCGTGGCATTGTGGGTAGCAAACATAAAAATGGAGACCTGTGAGGGGAAGGTATATTCCTGTTTAAAGTCCATAGCTTCCTGCCAGGTAATAACCCTGTTGTTTTTGGCCAGCGACTTACGGGCACCGCCTTCCATCATTACCTGCCTGTTTCTGATGGTGAAGGTATTGGCACCCATCATGGTAAAATTCTTTCCCAGCCAGAATTTTATGGCATCAATGGAAGTAAGAATGCCTACCAGGGCCATGATGCCGAAGGCAATGATGAGTATGGTGAGCACACTCCGGGTCAGGTGTGACCTGATAGAATCAACTGATACTGCAATATTCTCCTTGAAAAGGATATTCATGACTGAAATTTATTTATACCCCTTAAATTTTAGCACCAAATGCCAGGTCGCCTGCATCACCCAGTCCCGGTACGATATATGACTGCGCGGTAAGCTCATCATCAATGGCCCCAACCCACAGGGTAATATCATCCGACGAGAGGTTCTTGCGCAAGTATTCAACCCCTTCCATGCTGGCAATAAGGGTTACAATATGCATATGTTTTGGTTTGCCCTTGGTGAGCAGTGCATTGTAGCTGAGTACCAGTGAAGAACCGGTGGCAAGCATGGGATCGGCCAGTATCACAAGGCGGTCAGTCAGCTGCGGGCCTGATACATATTCTACCTGAACATCAAAACTGCCATCCTTGCGGTGCTTGCGGTAAGCTGAAACAAAAGCGTTTTCCGATTTGTCAAAAACCTGAAGCATACCCGCATGCATTGGCAAACCTGCCCTTAGTATGGTAGCAAGCACCGGGTATTCTTTCAATACCGGAACTTCGGCCACTCCAAGCGGGGTAGTCACCTCTTTGGGCGTATACTCAAGCCCTTTGCTGATCTCATAGGCAAAGATTGCAGCCATGCGTTCCATGTTTTTCCTGAAACGGAGGCTATCGGTTTGAACAACGGCATCCCTCACTTCAGCAAGGTATTGATTGAAAATGGAATTCTGTGACCCAAGGTTCCTGATCATGATGAAGGATGTTTTGATGGACAAATATAATAAATAACTCGGTTAATCAGAAATCGTAATAGCGGTTGAAGACCGATGACCTAATACCAAACCAGAAATGCACAGTTTGGTTGTCGGCCAGTTCGTTATTTTGTTGCCTGATGGTCAGCCCTGCATTGAACATAAGATTGGTAGCCGGATTAACAATCCAACCTGCGCTGATGTCATGCTGCCAGAGGGTTGTTTTTAGTCCCTGCCCTATTGTATTCCCGAATTCATTTACAAAGTCGTAATATGAGCGGTATATATCGTGTCCGAAGCTAAGGCCTGCTGTATCAGCACCATAAACTACATAGACTGATTTAAGCTCAAACTGCCATCGGTGAAAGCGTTTGTTGAGTATCAGCAAAGCTTCCCTGAAATTAGCCCCCTGCGGGTGCGCCAATGGCTGGTTATAATGGCCGTAATTCTGAACCGGAGAGTTATGGGCATAGGTGTATGGCCTTACGTGGTTATATTCGGCCTGTATAAAGAGATTTGATATTTTGAACGGGTCGTATGATTTTATCCCAACCTGGAATCCGTGTTTGTTTGCCCACCATCCATCGCCTTTCAACACATGCTCGAGTTTAAACTCATCCAGCATAAGCTGGCAATAAATGAAGTTCGATTTTCGGACCCTGAAGCGTAAAGAGCCACCGAGCAAAGCATTATCAGGTGAACCAAGGGAGAATTCAACCGGCCTGTAAAAGATGATCGGGTTGAGGTAGTTGACATCAAAGCCCCTCACCCCTGTTGAATCAGAGGCCTGCCACACAATCGATTCAAACAATCCCATATTGAGCCAGGGCAATACATTCCAGCTCAGGTAATGGGTGGTGGTGTATTTTTTCTGCCACGGATGCCA from Bacteroidales bacterium includes these protein-coding regions:
- a CDS encoding ABC transporter permease produces the protein MNILFKENIAVSVDSIRSHLTRSVLTILIIAFGIMALVGILTSIDAIKFWLGKNFTMMGANTFTIRNRQVMMEGGARKSLAKNNRVITWQEAMDFKQEYTFPSQVSIFMFATHNATIKYGSHKTHANVPVVGTDENYLATSGYELEVGRNFTQVETFYGSHAAILGSDVAKKIFPDVEDPVDRIINVGPARYRVIGVLKAKGASITGSDNIVLLPVTNVRQVYSRPNSSFSISVMATDPTQLDAAIGEANGLMRVIRNARTVDEDPFEISKSDSLSNMLFDNLKYLRLAATIIGIITLFGAAIGLMNIMLVSVTERTREIGIRKAIGANSKTIRNQFLFEAVVIGQIGGMAGIVLGILIGNILALIIGAGFIVPWAWIILGVTLCFIVAILSGIIPALKAAKLDPVESLRYE
- the upp gene encoding uracil phosphoribosyltransferase, which gives rise to MIRNLGSQNSIFNQYLAEVRDAVVQTDSLRFRKNMERMAAIFAYEISKGLEYTPKEVTTPLGVAEVPVLKEYPVLATILRAGLPMHAGMLQVFDKSENAFVSAYRKHRKDGSFDVQVEYVSGPQLTDRLVILADPMLATGSSLVLSYNALLTKGKPKHMHIVTLIASMEGVEYLRKNLSSDDITLWVGAIDDELTAQSYIVPGLGDAGDLAFGAKI